Proteins encoded within one genomic window of Methanocaldococcus sp.:
- the amrS gene encoding AmmeMemoRadiSam system radical SAM enzyme, whose product MREAMFYEKLDDNKVRCNLCPRHCIINNGKRGFCWNKQNINGTLYAIGYGKVCSLAIDPIEKKPLFHFYPTTKVISLAIGGCNFRCLHCQNWTISQFPPDEIPYREMTPEEIVEIAIKYNCPGISYTYTEPTVYYEFMYDTSVIAKEYNLFNVMITNGYIEKEPLKALPVDAMNIDIKGNSDFYKKVCKATLEPVLETCKLAKRLGIHVEVTNLIVPGYNDNIDDLLFIIHFVRDELGRETPLHFSRFHPDYKLTDVPPTPIETLEMARNLAIEEGLKYVYIGNVPGHEGENTYCPNCGALLIERYIFNTKIVYLDVETKRCKICGEKIDIII is encoded by the coding sequence ATGAGAGAGGCTATGTTTTATGAGAAATTAGATGATAATAAAGTTAGATGTAACTTATGTCCAAGACATTGTATAATTAATAATGGAAAAAGAGGATTTTGTTGGAATAAACAAAATATAAATGGAACATTGTATGCTATTGGTTATGGAAAAGTTTGTTCTTTGGCAATAGACCCGATAGAAAAAAAACCATTATTTCATTTCTATCCAACAACCAAAGTAATTTCTTTGGCAATAGGTGGCTGTAATTTTAGATGCTTGCACTGCCAAAATTGGACAATTTCCCAATTTCCACCTGATGAAATTCCTTATAGAGAAATGACACCAGAAGAAATTGTTGAGATTGCTATAAAATACAACTGTCCAGGAATATCTTACACATATACGGAGCCAACAGTTTATTATGAATTTATGTATGACACTTCTGTTATAGCAAAAGAATATAACTTATTCAATGTGATGATTACCAACGGATACATAGAGAAAGAACCATTAAAGGCTTTACCAGTAGATGCTATGAACATAGATATTAAAGGAAATTCTGACTTTTATAAAAAAGTTTGTAAGGCAACATTAGAACCAGTATTAGAAACTTGCAAATTGGCAAAAAGATTAGGAATACATGTAGAAGTAACGAATTTAATAGTTCCAGGTTATAATGACAATATTGACGATTTATTATTTATAATACACTTTGTAAGAGATGAATTAGGAAGAGAAACTCCACTACACTTTTCAAGGTTTCATCCTGATTATAAATTAACAGATGTCCCTCCAACACCAATAGAAACCTTAGAGATGGCAAGAAATTTAGCTATTGAAGAAGGATTAAAATATGTTTATATTGGAAATGTCCCTGGGCATGAGGGAGAAAATACTTATTGCCCAAATTGTGGAGCTTTGCTAATAGAAAGATATATTTTTAATACAAAAATAGTTTATTTAGATGTAGAAACTAAAAGATGCAAAATCTGTGGAGAAAAAATTGACATAATAATTTAA
- a CDS encoding chorismate pyruvate-lyase family protein — protein MIIYKEISKLNKKFPLLNEEKILLGTDGSVTNILEILFEEVCKVETINQKIVNNTNYREVILKVNETPLVYAISKTPFKNIEEENLREEIKKDLLSADIPIGKIIRKHNLETRREIKYIGIAELDDRLKSLLKTKHNKLPKRTYNIIYKNKILMEITEIFAIRDKLAD, from the coding sequence ATGATTATTTATAAAGAAATATCAAAACTAAATAAAAAATTTCCTTTGTTGAATGAAGAAAAAATACTCTTAGGAACTGATGGAAGTGTAACAAATATCTTAGAAATTTTATTTGAAGAAGTTTGTAAAGTAGAAACAATAAATCAAAAAATTGTCAATAATACAAATTATAGAGAGGTTATTCTTAAAGTTAATGAGACTCCATTAGTTTATGCTATTTCAAAAACTCCTTTTAAAAATATTGAAGAGGAAAATCTTAGAGAAGAAATAAAAAAAGATTTATTATCAGCAGATATTCCAATAGGAAAAATTATAAGGAAACACAACTTAGAAACAAGGAGAGAGATTAAATACATAGGCATAGCAGAACTTGATGATAGATTAAAATCACTACTAAAAACCAAACATAATAAATTACCAAAAAGAACATATAATATAATATACAAAAATAAAATATTGATGGAAATCACTGAAATATTTGCTATTAGAGATAAATTAGCAGATTGA
- a CDS encoding aminopeptidase P family protein — protein MNSRIERFLKYMENENIKKAVILKKENINYFLGKYFMSFSVLVFEEQPYLYVGKLDKDYAEELFNFLEIREFKNWEEIFKGCDGVEKELSISYLKYIDKEYKIISDKIKEMRMIKDKDEIDLIKKAAEISDKAINWVLNNLDDAKNLNEYELAAEIEYIMKKNGSIKPAFDSIVVSGKKTSFPHALPAKDKIEDILLIDIGAVYDGYCSDITRTFLLKDDEEMKKIYNLVYEAKKVAEKYLKEGISAKQIDSIVREFLGNYEKLFIHSLGHGVGLEVHEEPRLSNKLKDDEDIILKEGMIITIEPGLYLKNKFGVRIEDLYLIKKNGFEKLSKAKIPEY, from the coding sequence ATGAATAGTAGAATTGAAAGATTCTTAAAATATATGGAAAATGAAAATATAAAAAAGGCAGTTATATTAAAGAAAGAAAATATAAATTATTTTTTGGGAAAATATTTTATGAGTTTTTCTGTATTAGTTTTTGAAGAACAGCCTTATCTATATGTTGGTAAACTTGATAAAGATTATGCAGAAGAACTTTTTAACTTTTTAGAAATTAGAGAGTTCAAAAACTGGGAAGAGATATTTAAAGGATGTGATGGAGTTGAAAAAGAACTATCAATTAGTTATTTAAAATATATTGATAAAGAATATAAAATAATATCCGACAAAATTAAAGAGATGAGGATGATTAAAGATAAAGATGAAATTGACTTAATTAAAAAAGCCGCTGAGATTAGTGATAAAGCCATAAATTGGGTTTTAAATAATTTAGATGATGCTAAAAATCTAAATGAATATGAATTAGCGGCTGAGATAGAATATATTATGAAAAAAAATGGTTCAATAAAGCCAGCATTTGATTCTATTGTTGTCTCTGGTAAAAAGACATCTTTCCCTCATGCTTTGCCAGCAAAAGATAAAATAGAGGATATTTTGTTAATTGACATTGGAGCAGTTTATGATGGCTATTGTTCAGACATAACAAGAACATTTTTATTAAAAGATGATGAAGAAATGAAAAAAATCTATAATTTAGTTTATGAAGCAAAAAAAGTTGCTGAAAAATATTTAAAAGAAGGGATATCTGCTAAACAAATTGATAGTATAGTTAGAGAGTTTTTAGGGAATTATGAAAAGTTGTTTATTCACTCTTTGGGGCATGGTGTTGGGTTAGAAGTTCATGAAGAGCCAAGATTATCGAACAAATTAAAAGATGATGAAGATATAATATTAAAAGAGGGAATGATAATAACTATTGAACCAGGTTTATATTTAAAAAATAAATTTGGAGTAAGAATTGAGGATTTATATTTAATTAAAAAAAATGGATTTGAAAAGTTGAGTAAGGCAAAAATTCCAGAATATTAA